In Methanothermococcus thermolithotrophicus DSM 2095, one DNA window encodes the following:
- a CDS encoding bis-aminopropyl spermidine synthase family protein, with protein sequence MKIIGKMGKNTKKNVESEISFRMSFLKRIAKNANIAEGERAVEDIIRCIYRNQPISTKKIGQYTKLPLPIVAKVRSLLERQKILKRNPKGAVLKEEGIDFVENQLKLKLKHDLKCPVCNGRGIVLDDVFEEILKKHKTYSKMRPKVNTLIDQSFATAETAVHRAAFMADRGDLEGNRILFVGDDDLTSIPTAMSGLCEEVVVADIDDRLLDLIKNISKKEDLNIKTIKHDFKNPLSDELTEKFDTIFTDPPYTLNGLKLFLSRGIEALGSEGVAYLAFSHKPINEYLELQKTINEMGFVIYESIPGFNFYEGTEIIGNTTFLARLIGKNLKKVVGDTEKIYTGEVKPTLRYYKCAKCGQVYEIGDEINRIEDLVCECGGKKFTMTKRKKVTKK encoded by the coding sequence ATGAAGATTATTGGAAAAATGGGAAAAAACACTAAAAAAAACGTTGAAAGTGAAATTAGCTTCAGAATGTCTTTTTTAAAAAGGATAGCTAAAAATGCAAATATTGCAGAAGGAGAAAGGGCGGTTGAAGACATAATAAGATGTATCTACAGGAACCAGCCCATATCTACAAAAAAAATAGGCCAATACACAAAATTACCGCTTCCAATCGTGGCAAAGGTCAGATCATTATTGGAAAGACAGAAAATTTTAAAAAGGAATCCGAAAGGAGCAGTTCTCAAAGAAGAGGGAATTGATTTTGTTGAAAATCAGTTGAAACTTAAATTAAAACATGATTTAAAATGCCCAGTTTGCAACGGAAGAGGGATTGTTCTTGACGATGTCTTTGAAGAGATACTTAAAAAACATAAAACCTACTCAAAAATGAGACCTAAGGTAAACACGCTGATAGACCAGTCCTTTGCCACGGCTGAAACTGCAGTCCACAGGGCAGCTTTTATGGCAGATAGGGGAGATTTAGAAGGTAATAGAATACTTTTTGTTGGGGACGATGATTTAACTTCAATTCCTACTGCAATGAGTGGCTTATGCGAAGAGGTAGTTGTAGCAGATATTGATGATAGGCTTTTAGATCTAATAAAAAACATATCCAAAAAAGAAGATTTAAACATAAAAACAATAAAACACGATTTCAAAAATCCTTTAAGCGATGAACTAACAGAAAAATTTGATACGATATTTACTGATCCACCATATACCTTAAATGGATTGAAACTATTCCTATCAAGGGGTATCGAAGCATTAGGCAGTGAAGGAGTTGCTTATCTTGCATTTTCACACAAACCAATTAATGAATACTTAGAGCTCCAAAAAACTATCAATGAAATGGGCTTTGTAATATATGAATCAATACCTGGATTCAACTTTTATGAAGGTACTGAAATAATCGGAAATACTACATTCTTAGCAAGACTCATTGGAAAAAACCTTAAAAAAGTTGTTGGAGATACAGAAAAGATCTACACAGGTGAAGTCAAGCCTACTTTAAGATACTACAAGTGTGCAAAATGTGGACAGGTTTATGAAATTGGTGATGAAATTAACAGAATTGAAGACCTCGTTTGTGAATGTGGAGGAAAAAAATTCACCATGACAAAAAGAAAGAAAGTAACTAAAAAATAA
- a CDS encoding 30S ribosomal protein S8e gives MGVWQGKSRRKSTGGKYKLVVKKHKREMGREPSETHIADHVKIKVVRCRGGNEKVRLVRTNYANVFDPVSKTCKKVAVTDVVDNKANKHYIRRNIVTKGAIIETELGKAKVTSRPGQDGVVNAVLITE, from the coding sequence ATGGGAGTATGGCAAGGAAAAAGTAGAAGAAAATCAACCGGTGGAAAATACAAACTTGTTGTTAAAAAACACAAAAGAGAAATGGGAAGAGAACCTTCTGAAACACATATCGCCGATCACGTTAAAATAAAAGTTGTAAGATGCAGAGGCGGAAATGAAAAAGTTAGATTGGTAAGAACAAACTACGCAAACGTATTCGATCCAGTAAGCAAAACATGTAAAAAAGTTGCTGTAACAGACGTAGTGGACAACAAAGCAAACAAACACTACATCAGAAGAAACATTGTTACAAAAGGAGCAATTATTGAAACAGAATTAGGAAAAGCAAAAGTTACATCAAGACCTGGACAGGATGGCGTAGTAAATGCAGTTTTAATCACCGAATAA
- the pyrB gene encoding aspartate carbamoyltransferase, with protein MKHLISMRDIGKEDILKILNESEKMENLLNRSEIKEMQSLNGKILATLFYEPSTRTRLSFETAMKRLGGNVIGFTDIKNTSVTKGESLIDTVRVVSGYSDIIVIRHPSEGAARLASEYSQVPVINAGDGSNQHPTQTLLDLYTIKREIGKIDGIKIAFIGDLKYGRTVHSLCYALSLFDDVEIHLISPEELRIPREIIEDLDGKVNIYESDDINLDGVDVAYMTRIQKERFPDLNEYQKVKGTYKLTKEHVADKDLIIMHPLPRVDEIDVEVDKLPQARYFKQSFYGIPVRMAILKILASETTK; from the coding sequence ATGAAGCATTTAATATCTATGAGGGATATTGGAAAGGAAGATATTCTTAAAATATTGAATGAATCAGAAAAAATGGAAAACCTACTTAATAGATCGGAAATTAAAGAGATGCAAAGTTTAAATGGAAAAATATTGGCTACATTATTTTATGAACCTTCTACAAGAACTAGACTCTCTTTTGAAACTGCAATGAAGAGATTGGGAGGAAATGTCATCGGTTTTACAGACATAAAAAACACGTCAGTTACAAAGGGAGAGAGTTTGATAGATACAGTAAGAGTTGTTAGCGGATACAGTGATATAATTGTTATACGGCACCCATCTGAAGGGGCAGCAAGATTGGCAAGTGAATACTCCCAAGTTCCAGTTATAAATGCTGGAGATGGTTCAAACCAACATCCTACCCAGACACTATTAGATTTGTACACAATTAAAAGAGAGATTGGCAAAATAGATGGTATAAAAATTGCATTCATAGGAGACTTAAAGTACGGAAGAACAGTACATTCATTATGTTATGCACTTTCGTTATTTGATGATGTAGAAATACATTTGATTTCACCGGAAGAGCTCAGAATACCGAGGGAAATAATTGAAGATTTAGACGGAAAAGTTAACATTTATGAAAGTGACGATATTAATTTAGATGGTGTTGATGTAGCCTATATGACAAGAATACAAAAAGAGAGATTCCCGGATTTAAACGAGTATCAAAAAGTTAAAGGAACCTACAAACTTACAAAGGAACATGTTGCTGATAAGGATTTGATAATAATGCATCCTCTTCCAAGGGTTGATGAGATAGATGTTGAAGTAGATAAACTTCCTCAGGCAAGATACTTTAAACAGTCCTTTTATGGAATACCTGTTAGAATGGCGATTTTGAAGATACTAGCCTCCGAAACTACGAAATAG
- a CDS encoding DUF2304 domain-containing protein: MELIQVLGILFALFAISRVMMQIRRNAMSVESGLFWVFIWISVMLVVVFPDFLGYLANLVGVGRGVDVLIYLGIVALFYLIYRSYTKIENLEREITKIVREIAIIERYEKKDVKKNNKGDGIE; encoded by the coding sequence ATGGAATTAATTCAAGTACTTGGAATTCTTTTTGCACTCTTTGCAATTTCAAGGGTTATGATGCAGATTAGAAGAAATGCCATGAGTGTAGAATCAGGTTTATTTTGGGTCTTTATCTGGATATCTGTTATGTTAGTGGTCGTTTTCCCAGATTTCTTAGGTTATTTAGCGAATTTAGTTGGAGTAGGTAGGGGAGTTGATGTTTTAATTTATCTTGGGATTGTGGCGTTGTTTTATTTGATTTATAGATCATATACTAAAATCGAAAATCTTGAAAGAGAAATTACTAAAATAGTTAGAGAGATAGCAATAATAGAGAGGTATGAAAAAAAGGATGTGAAGAAAAATAATAAAGGTGATGGTATTGAATAA
- the cobM gene encoding precorrin-4 C(11)-methyltransferase, protein MKKVIIVGAGPGDKELITVKGKKAIENADIIVYAGSLVNKEVLEYNKKNAKIYNSATMDLDEIVNVMVEGIKNDLNVVRVHTGDPSIYGAIKEQIDELRKYDIDVEIIPGVTSLFAAAATLKSELTLPKVSQTVIITRPEGKTPKPEKEKIKNLAKHQATMAIYLGVGMIEKVCNELVEGGYPEETPVAVVYHASWEDEKIIRGKLNDIAEKVKEAGIKKTALIIVGDVLDPDWYEYSKLYDKDFETEYRKPKL, encoded by the coding sequence ATGAAAAAGGTAATTATAGTTGGAGCAGGACCCGGGGATAAAGAACTAATTACAGTTAAGGGTAAAAAAGCCATAGAAAATGCGGATATTATAGTTTATGCAGGATCCCTTGTTAATAAGGAGGTTCTTGAATATAACAAAAAGAACGCCAAGATATACAACAGCGCTACAATGGATTTGGATGAAATCGTAAATGTAATGGTGGAAGGAATTAAAAATGATTTAAATGTAGTTAGAGTACATACTGGCGATCCGTCTATTTACGGAGCTATTAAGGAACAGATAGATGAATTAAGAAAATACGACATAGATGTTGAGATTATTCCGGGGGTTACTTCATTATTTGCTGCAGCAGCTACTTTAAAATCTGAGCTCACACTCCCGAAAGTTTCACAAACTGTAATTATTACAAGACCAGAAGGAAAGACTCCAAAGCCTGAGAAGGAGAAAATCAAAAATTTAGCAAAGCATCAGGCAACTATGGCAATATATTTAGGTGTGGGAATGATAGAAAAGGTATGCAACGAACTTGTTGAAGGAGGATACCCTGAAGAAACACCTGTAGCTGTAGTTTACCATGCATCATGGGAAGATGAAAAGATAATAAGGGGAAAACTAAATGATATTGCTGAAAAAGTTAAAGAAGCAGGAATTAAAAAAACAGCTTTAATAATCGTTGGAGACGTTTTAGATCCTGATTGGTATGAATACTCAAAACTATACGATAAAGATTTTGAAACAGAGTATAGAAAGCCTAAATTATAA
- a CDS encoding aconitase X catalytic domain-containing protein — protein MYLTKEEEKMYNGEYGEALETCMNLLVSLGDIYGAEKLVPISSAQVSGVSYKTIGEKGLEFLKDLAEKGVKVSVPTTLNPAGMDLVRYKELGFPEEFSKKQLEIIECFKKMGVEISCTCTPYLTGNVPVFGSHVAWAESSAVCYVNSVIGARTNREGGPSALAAAIVGKTPCYGYHLDENRSPTHIVEVEFETYAKGKTKFEFGLLGSIVGKIVKNGIPYFKFKKAEHIKTDQLKALGAALAASGGVALYHVEDVTPEAKKGMPIVQENLERITITEEDIKNEYEILNSTTGAPDLICIGCPHCSLDEIKEVVDFITEQNAKFKSDLWVCTSIHIKSIADRMGYTEIIENAGGKIVTDTCMVVAPIEDMGYKNVATNSGKAAIYLPNFCKSNVIYGEISEILKKGMQ, from the coding sequence ATGTATCTTACAAAGGAAGAAGAAAAAATGTATAATGGAGAATATGGGGAAGCACTTGAAACATGTATGAATCTCCTTGTGTCTTTAGGGGATATTTACGGTGCCGAGAAGTTGGTACCAATATCCTCTGCTCAGGTTTCAGGAGTTTCATATAAAACCATAGGTGAAAAGGGATTAGAATTTTTAAAAGACCTGGCAGAAAAAGGTGTTAAAGTTTCAGTTCCAACAACACTCAATCCAGCTGGAATGGATCTTGTGAGATATAAGGAATTAGGTTTTCCAGAAGAATTTTCAAAAAAACAGCTTGAAATTATAGAATGCTTTAAAAAAATGGGTGTTGAGATTAGCTGTACTTGCACACCTTATTTAACCGGAAATGTGCCAGTTTTTGGTTCCCATGTAGCCTGGGCTGAATCTTCTGCAGTTTGTTATGTAAATTCAGTAATTGGAGCTAGGACCAATAGGGAAGGGGGACCTTCTGCACTTGCAGCAGCAATTGTGGGTAAGACACCGTGTTACGGCTATCATTTAGATGAAAACAGAAGTCCAACACACATAGTTGAGGTTGAATTTGAAACGTATGCTAAAGGTAAAACTAAATTTGAATTTGGACTCTTAGGTTCAATAGTAGGTAAAATCGTAAAAAACGGAATTCCTTATTTCAAGTTTAAAAAAGCCGAACATATAAAAACAGATCAATTAAAAGCCCTTGGGGCAGCTCTTGCGGCAAGTGGTGGTGTTGCACTCTATCATGTTGAGGATGTTACACCTGAAGCTAAGAAGGGCATGCCAATAGTTCAAGAAAACCTTGAAAGAATAACAATAACTGAAGAGGATATTAAGAATGAGTATGAAATATTAAACAGTACTACAGGAGCTCCGGACCTAATTTGTATAGGTTGCCCACACTGTAGTTTGGATGAAATTAAAGAAGTGGTAGATTTTATAACTGAGCAAAATGCAAAGTTTAAGAGCGATTTGTGGGTTTGTACATCAATCCATATTAAATCGATAGCTGATAGAATGGGTTACACCGAAATAATAGAAAATGCTGGCGGAAAGATAGTTACAGATACCTGCATGGTGGTAGCTCCTATAGAGGATATGGGTTACAAGAATGTGGCAACTAACTCAGGAAAGGCAGCAATTTATCTCCCTAACTTCTGTAAAAGTAATGTAATTTACGGGGAAATTTCCGAAATATTGAAAAAAGGGATGCAATAG
- a CDS encoding coenzyme F420-0:L-glutamate ligase, with protein MNGITVKPIRTKYIDRNEDFISETINSLKREMKNGLTIKDGDFIVVSEKFIATSENNFVDEKDAKPGFLAYFCYYWSKYLWGYFLGPILKTRKDRIKNLRKMPKKETLKHKQVVIDYVGLRYALKPASEGGVDLTNVPGTYAALLPKNPEKSAKKLYDEIKKEFGIDVVVMVIDTDATYRFYKWYVTALPIAMDGIISKIGVLGYVIGKIAGILKIGGLCGATPLAVVGNEVYKEYPIEKLLYIANLADTSQVPYTKSIHDIMKKYNTFEITVDVLKELEHSPVVVIRCDR; from the coding sequence ATGAACGGAATTACTGTAAAACCTATAAGAACCAAATACATTGATAGAAATGAAGATTTCATTTCAGAAACTATTAATTCATTAAAAAGGGAAATGAAAAACGGTTTAACAATTAAAGACGGGGATTTTATAGTTGTAAGTGAAAAATTCATAGCCACAAGTGAAAACAACTTCGTTGATGAAAAGGATGCAAAACCTGGATTTTTGGCATACTTTTGTTATTACTGGTCAAAGTATCTCTGGGGCTACTTCCTTGGACCAATATTAAAAACAAGGAAAGACAGAATAAAAAATCTCAGAAAGATGCCAAAAAAAGAGACTTTAAAACACAAACAGGTTGTTATTGATTACGTCGGGTTAAGATATGCGTTGAAGCCTGCCTCTGAAGGTGGTGTAGATTTAACCAATGTTCCAGGGACTTATGCTGCATTACTTCCTAAAAATCCTGAAAAATCTGCCAAAAAACTATATGATGAAATCAAAAAGGAATTTGGGATTGATGTAGTTGTCATGGTTATAGACACAGATGCAACTTATAGATTTTATAAATGGTATGTAACCGCATTACCTATTGCAATGGATGGAATAATTTCAAAAATTGGAGTTTTAGGTTATGTTATTGGTAAAATTGCAGGTATTTTAAAAATAGGTGGATTATGTGGAGCCACGCCTTTGGCAGTTGTAGGCAATGAAGTCTATAAAGAATATCCAATTGAAAAACTTCTTTACATAGCAAATTTAGCCGATACATCCCAGGTGCCATATACTAAATCCATACACGATATTATGAAAAAATATAATACCTTTGAAATTACAGTGGATGTTTTAAAGGAGCTGGAACACTCTCCAGTAGTTGTAATTCGTTGTGATAGGTAA